The genomic stretch ATTGAATTATTAGATGAAATTCAAGAAAATTTATACTTTCAAGCTGAAAAAAGACTCAAAGAAAGAACTAAGCATGTTGATAACTATGAAGATTTTAAACAAGAAATTGCTAACCAAAACTTCGTAGTTGCCCCATTTTGTTGTTCTGATGATATTGAAGAAAAAATTAAAGAAGAAACTGGTGCTTCAACTCGTTGTGTTTTATTAAAAAACCAAGTAATGGACAAAAAAGCACCAAAAAGATGCATTAACCCTGGGTGTGAGAGAACCACTCGAAGATACGTGGTTTTTGCTAAAGCATATTAACTTTTAAAAATATCTAGGGAAAAATTGGGTTTTTTTCCTTTTTTTGTTTTTGTGTCGAAATTTCTTTAAAATTAGATTAGAGAAATACAGAGGTAACCATGATGTTAGAAAAACACGTTTTAGATGCAAAAAGACTAATGATGAAAGAAATGGAAGATAAAGATTTTTACAACCAAATGTGTAAATTACTTAGAGAATTATTTGCTACATATTTGGAATATAAAGATTTAATTAAAAAGCAAGTTATCAGAACTAAACTTGAACTTAGGTTCTTTCCACATGATAGACATATTGAAGAAGGTTTAGAATTTCTTGAAGAGAAATTAAAAAATAAAGAAGACTTTATTCAAGTTATCCTTTCATACATGAGTAGCGAATCAGCTTGATTATTAAAAAATTGTTATTTGAATAACGAGACTAAAGATATGACTGAATGGTATTTAAAACATTTTTCAAAAACTACATTTTATAAAAAGAAGAAAACTGCTGTTTTAGAATTCGCGAGCTATTATCTTGTTTTATTATAACTACGCTTATCAGCAAGAAAACTACAAAAAAGAAGATGTAGAAAATGTTATACCAGAATACCTTGTCACAAGAATTTCATGATATGATTCAAAGTTTCAATACAAACATGAAGCAAATTTTGAGTTAGAATTTTTTTACCGTACTAAAGAAAAAGCGCCGCTAATTTATTTCGACTCTAAAAATTTAAGTCAAAATAGCGGGATTAAACGTTATGAAATTAAGCTAAATGATTTAACTGTTGCTTCATTTAAAAATGACACTAAAGTTTTAATTAAATTAGCTGAAGTTAATAAAGAAATCGCAAAAGAAGCCCAAAATCTTGATAATTTAACTGTGGAATTTTATGATGGTGCTGGTGATATCAAAGGAAGATATCAAATTAGGGTTGATAAAGAACGGCCAGAAGATATTGAGTACATAGTTTCTAGCGCAGAAAAAACCGTGCCTATTAAAAAAGTTTATGCACATGTTTTTAAACTTGACGAAGGAATTGAGGATAGAAGATACCGTTATTTTTACTTATTTTTTAAGTGGGGAGATATTTCAAAAAATAAACGAATTACTAATGTTGGTTCACTTGTTTATTATGCTGATCCTACTAGGTCAGAGATTCAAAAATATTACCCACCTGAAGATGAAATTTTTAATGATATTAAAAGGCCTGTTTTCCACTTACCTTCACTATTAAAACAAAACGACACAATTCGTTTACGTTTTGCTAGCGAATGACTTGACAAAATGGGTAAAGGTACTTTTGAAATTATTGATTATTTAGAAACAAACCACCAAACCGGAGAAATTGCTAAAGGTCTTAGAACTAATATTGGAAGATTTTTAGAAATTCCAAGAACTTCGAGCGATAAATTTGCATATACTTTAACTTTTGATATTTTAAATACAAAATTAACTTTTCACAATCCCGGAACAGAAAATCCAACTTTTGAAATCAATTTGTTAAATGATCGTCCAAGAATTATTGAAGGAACTAAACGATTAGATGTTGAATATAGGTATAAAATTAATAATGACCAAGTTGATAATATTTTTAATACTTATGAAACACAATGATCAGTGGTTGATTATTTAAGTAGGAAACGTAATGACTAAAAAAAGTTTTAAATTTAAACTTTTACTCTTTGCTTCTGGAGTAATACTGGCAGGAACAATTGGATATTTTGTTGTTACAAATTTAACTAAAAAGAAAGAAGATAATCCAAATAAACCTCCTCTTATTAGTGGTGGACAAGATAACGAAGAAGAATACGAATCAATTTTTCCATCACTTACTCCGAGTTTTGTATCACAAATTCGCCGCTTTGACGAAAGTGGAAGAGATATTTTAGATCAAGAATTAGCAAATAGATTAT from Mycoplasmopsis bovirhinis encodes the following:
- a CDS encoding MG284/MPN403 family protein, which encodes MMLEKHVLDAKRLMMKEMEDKDFYNQMCKLLRELFATYLEYKDLIKKQVIRTKLELRFFPHDRHIEEGLEFLEEKLKNKEDFIQVILSYMSSESAWLLKNCYLNNETKDMTEWYLKHFSKTTFYKKKKTAVLEFASYYLVLL
- a CDS encoding MHO_1590 family protein; this encodes MTKKSFKFKLLLFASGVILAGTIGYFVVTNLTKKKEDNPNKPPLISGGQDNEEEYESIFPSLTPSFVSQIRRFDESGRDILDQELANRLFKSILSRVNKFDGEIFFDYNINHSNRSITLYFKVMKGNDLIEAKSYDISF